A single window of Malus sylvestris chromosome 5, drMalSylv7.2, whole genome shotgun sequence DNA harbors:
- the LOC126622049 gene encoding zinc finger protein ZOP1 has translation MTEYWVSQGNKWCDFCKIYISHNPSSVRNHELGQRHKDNVAKKLADMRKEKAAKEKEEKEAERALLQIEAKAKRSYQKDVANLKEARDSRAFEVDDDDLEKWQYNSTSGYYYNQSNGFYYDPNSGFYYSDSIGKWVTQEEAYANPQFLSNAGYKETILKKPVSASGAGSAIENKGGDTTQNGPPPGPVVSSSLNPKRSVKGATSSVAVGKRKRDEKPRAISAEEAAALKAREAARKRVQEREKPLLGLYRPQ, from the exons ATGACTGAG TATTGGGTTAGCCAGGGTAACAAGTGGTGTGACTTCTGCAAAATCTACATCTCGCACAATCCTTCCAGCGTCAGAAATCATGAGCTTGGTCAACGACACAAGGATAATGTTGCAAAGAAGCTTGCTGATATGCGAAAAGAAAAAGctgcaaaggagaaggaagaaaaggaaGCAGAGCGCGCCCTTCTGCAAATCGAAGCA AAAGCTAAGCGCAGCTATCAAAAGGATGTGGCAAACTTAAAGGAGGCTAGAGATTCTCGTGCATTCGaagttgatgatgatgatctaGAGA AATGGCAGTATAACAGCACATCTGGTTATTATTACAATCAAAGTAATGGTTTTTACTATGATCCAAATTCGGGCTTCTACTATTCTGATTCTATAG GCAAGTGGGTAACACAGGAAGAGGCATATGCGAACCCGCAGTTCTTATCCAATGCTGGATATAAAGAAACCATTTTGAAAAAGCCTGTGTCAGCCTCAGGTGCAGGATCAGCTATAGAAAACAAAGGTGGTGATACAACTCAAAATGGGCCTCCACCTGGGCCAGTGGTTTCATCTTCTTTAAATCCAAAGAGATCTGTTAAAGGTGCTACTTCCTCCGTTGCTGttggaaagagaaagagagatgagaAGCCAAGGGCTATATCCGCTGAAGAAGCAGCTGCACTTAAAGCAAGGGAAGCTGCAAGAAAGAGAgttcaagagagagagaaaccgtTGCTTGGCCTTTACCGGCCACAATAA